The Microbacterium sp. Root61 genomic interval CGCGTCGATGATGCGGGCCGGGTTGACATGGCCAAGGCCGAACGAGCGCACCCCGGGGGTGTCGATCACCCACCCGGTGCCGTCGGCGCCGACGTAGCGGAGCGTGACGGTCGAGGAGGAGGTGTGCCGGCCGCGCCCCGTGACGACGTTGACGTGCCCGGTGGCGCGCTCGGCGCTCGGCACGAGCTGGTTGACCAGCGTGGACTTACCGACGCCGGAGTGGCCGACGAAGACCGTGGAGTGGCCGACCAGCGCGGCGCCGATACGCTCGAGCGGCATCTCGTCCAGTGCGCTCGTGAACACTTCGAGGCCGAGACCCTCGAAGTGGCGGAGGAACTCGGTCGGGTCGGCCAGGTCGGTCTTGGTCACCACGAGCAGGGGGCGGATGCCGGCATCCAGCGCCGCGACGAGGTAGCGGTCGACGAGCCGGGCGCGGGGCTCGGGGTCGGCGGCGGCCACGACGATCAGCATCTGGTCGGCGTTGGCGACGATGATGCGCTCGACCTGGTCGGTGTCGTCGGCGCTGCGGCGCAGCAGCGATGTGCGCTCCTCGATGCCGACGATGCGGGCCAGGCTACCCTCGTCGCCGGAGGTGTCGCCGACCACGCGGGCACGGTCGCCGTTGACGATCGCGACCTTGCGCAGTTCGCGGGCGCGGGTGGCCAGCACGCGACGCTCGTCAGGAGTGTCCTCGTCCAGCAGCACCGTGTAGCGACCGCGGTCCACGGCGAGCACACGCGCGATCTGCGCGTCGGCGTGCGCGGGGCGACGCTTGGTGCGCGGGCGGTTGGCCTTGGGATTGGGACGGAAGCGGATGTCGGCTTCGTCGAACTCGTCGTCGTCGTCCTCGTCGTCGGGGCCGAGCCAGCTCACGCTCCGCGCCTTCCGCGGGTGAGGCTCACCCGTCGTGCAGCGACCGTGCGGGTCGCCTCACGCAACGGCATCCTCCGTCGTCCCGTTCAGCATCTTCTTCCAGAGCTGGGGGAATTCCGGCATGGTCTTGGCCGTGGTGCCGATGTCGTCGATGTCGACCTCGGGAACGGCCAGGCCGATGATCGCACCCGTCGTGGCCATGCGGTGGTCGTGGTGCGCGTGCCAGGTGCCGCCGTGCAGCGGACGCGGCACGATGCGGATTCCGTCCTCGAGCTCGTGGGCTTCGCCGCCGAGGCCGCGGAGCTCCTTGACGAGCGCCGCGATGCGGTCGGTCTCGTGGCCGCGGATGTGCCCGATGCCGTACAGCGTGGTCGGAGCGTCGGCGAAGGCGGCGAGGGCGAAGATGGTCGGCGTCAGCTCTCCGGCTGCGGACAGGTCGAGGTCGACGCCGGAGATCTTGGCACCGGCGGTGACGGTCAGTGCGCCGCCGCGACGGGCGACGCGGGCGCCCATGAGGGAGAGGATGTCGCCGAGCATCGCACCGGGCTGAGTGGAGTGCACCGGCCAGCCCGTGATCGACACGGCGCCGCCGGCGACCATGGCGGCCGCGAGGAACGGCGCGGCATTGGACAGATCCGGCTCGATCGCGATGTCCTTGGCGCGGATGGGTCCTGCCGGCACCACCCACTCGCCGACGGACGGTCGTTCGACGCGCACACCACGGTGGGCGAGTGCTTCGATCGTCATGTCGATGTGCGGCTGGCTGGGCAGCCGCTCGCCGGAGTGGATGAGGCGGAGCCCGACGTCGTAGCGGGGCGCCGCGAGCAGCAGCCCGGAGACGAACTGGCTCGATGCGCTGGCGTCGATCGTGATCTCGCCGCCGCGCGTGTGGCCACGGCCGCGGACGGTGAAGGGGAGGGCCCAGTGCCCGCCGTCGTCGATGTCGACGCCCACGTCGCGGAGAGCCTTGATCATCGCGCCCATGGGGCGGTGCAGGGCGCTCTCGTGCGCGGTGAGGGTGACATCGCCACGGGCGAACCCGGCGAGCCCCGCGACGAAGCGCATGACGGTGCCGGCCTGACCGCAGTCGATCTCGGTGCCACCGGCCAGCGGCCAGATGGGGGTGACGATCAGGTCGTCGCCGAACCCCGTCGTGCCGGGGACCTGCTGGATCTCCACACCCAGCGAGCGCAGGGCATCGACCATGCGCGCGGAGTCGTCGGAGTGCAGCGGTCCGGTCAGACGGCTGGTGCCGTCTGCGAGGGCGGCGAGGATCAATTCGCGGTTGGTCAGCGACTTGGATCCGGGCACGGTGACGGTCGCGCGGAGCGGCCCATCAGCCACGGGGGCGCGCCATTTTCCGCGCGGAGGGGCGTCCTGCGCACGTGCGGGGGAATACCGGTCGGCAGTCATCGGGTTCTACCCTACTGAACCCACGTGACAACCGAACTTTTCCGAGAGGAGCAGGATGATCTCCACGCTCGACCGCCCGGCCGTGTATGCCGAGGCCTCGGACGTAGACTTGCGCCTGATGAACGACCAGGCTCAGACCACAGTCGATGTGCGCAACCAGTTCGAAGAGCAGGCGCTGCCCTTCATGGACCAGTTGTATGCCGCCGCCATGCGCATGACGCGCAACCCGGCGGACGCCGCCGACCTCGTACAGGAGACCTTCGTGAAGGCCTTCGCGTCGTGGAAGACGTTCACCCAGGGGACCAACCTCAAGGCGTGGTTGTACCGGATCCTGACGAACACCTACATCAACACGTATCGCAAGAAGCAGCGCGAGCCGTATCAGGGCACCATCGACGAGCTCGAAGACTGGCAGCTGGGCGGTGCGGAGTCCACCACGGCCACCAGCACCCGTTCGGCCGAGGCGGAGGCGATCGATCGGATGCCGGCATCCGTCGTGAAAGACGCCTTGCAGTCGATCCCGGAGGACTTCCGGTTGGCGGTGTACTTCGCAGATGTCGAAGGATTCGCCTACCAGGAGATCGCCGACATCATGAAGACCCCCATCGGCACGGTCATGAGCCGTCTGCATCGTGGCAGACGAATGCTCCGCGAGCTGTTGTCGGACTATGCAAGAGAACGCGGCATCTCCACTCCTGAGGCTTCGGCACAGGACGAGAGCACTCCCGCGACCAAGACCCGTGGCACCACTGCCGCGACGAGGAGCAAGAAATGACCGACTGCGGCTGCGAGAAAGCGCGACGCGATCTGGAGGAGTACCTCCGTCACGAGGTCTGCACGACCTCACAGAAGGACATCGCGGACCATTTGGAGAACTGCGCGACCTGCCGGGATGAGGCGCTCGTCTCCACGACGCTCACCGAGGTCGTCGCGCGGGCCTGCAAGGAGTCCGCGCCCGAAGAGCTGCGCGACCAGGTGCTGGCCCGTCTGCGGGCCGTCCAGACCACGCACTGAGCGTCGGGGCGCTGGGGCTTCGGTTCTCGCTTGGGCGATCTGGGGCTGTTCGTCCGTTGGGGTGGATCCGTCGTGTGACGGATGACCTCGGGGCGCTCGTCGCGTGATGGGCGACTTCCTGGCGGTCGGGGCGATCGCGAGCTTTCGCGGTCGGTTTCGAGCCGGTTCTGCGTTCCTGTTCTCCGGGCGTGATCGGGCTAGCGACGGCCGGTCGCAATGTCGGAGGTATGTTCTAATGTCGAGGTATGTCCAGTACCGTTGCCGACGAGGGTCTCCCTCCGGACGATGACGGCTGGGTGCCTCCGTTCCCGGACGCGTTGGACCTCGTCGTCGAGGTTGAGGGGATGCTCGCGGTGTTCGCGGCGCACCGGTACGTGCGTGTCGACGCGCTGCGTCAAGAGGCGCTCGCGGACGCGGCCTCCCACGGGCATCAGCTCACCGATGTGATCGAACGTTCCGTCCGTCTTGAGCTGGCGGCGGCACTGTCGATCACCGAGTCGGCCGCGGGGTTGCTCGTCGCGCACGCGGACGCCCTGGTGCACCGGTACCCGGGGGTCCTCGATTCGCTCGAGGGTGCGCGGATGAGTGCGCGGCACGCCACCGAACTGGTCGACCTGGTGGACACGGTCGAACCGGAGCTGCGCGGGCAGGTGCTCGAGCCGGCGATCGGGTTGGCGGAGACGCACGCGTTCGGGACGTTCCGTCGGAAGTTGCGGATGCTGGTGGACAGCGTCCGGGCAGCCACCCTCGCGGAGCGGCACGAGCAGGCCCTGCAGCAGCGGCGGGTGGTGGTCACGCCGGCGGAGGATGGGATGGCGTGGTTCATGCTGTTCGGTCCCGCGGTCGAGGTACACGCCATCCACGGCCGTCTCACCGCGATCGGGAAGGTGATCGCCGCCCAGGACGGTGAGACCCGCACGTTGGATCAGTTGCGGGCGGACGTGTGCGGTGACCTCCTGATCGATGGCACCACCGAAGCGACACCCGCCGAGTCGCGCGGTATCCGCGCGACCGTCGTGGTCACCGTCCCGGTCCTGAGCTTGCTCGACTCCGATGGGCAATCGCACGGCGCGAGCGTCGAAGGTGTCGGGCCCATCCCGCTCGCGCGTGCCCGGGAGTTGTGTGGGTCCGCGGAGGGGTGGATGCGGGTGCTGACCCACCCGGAGACGGGGGTGGTGCTGTCGGTGGGGCGGGAGAGGTATCGGCCGCCGCCGGAGTTGCGGCGCCTGGTGCGGTGGCGGGCGGAGCGATGTATGGCGCCGGGATGCGGTATCCCGGCGGCGCGTTGCGAGATCGATCACACGGTGGCATGGGAACACGGCGGCACCACCGAACTGAGCAACCTCGCCCCGCTGTGCAAAGGACACCACACGATCAAGCACCACGGCCGGTGGCGCGTGCACCAGATCGCCGACAGCGGCGGCGCCCTGGAATGGACCTCACCCACCGGACGCCACTACCGCGTCGATNGACAGCGATCAACTCTGCCTTGACGTCGGCGGTCAGCTCACACGATCAAGCACCACGGCCGGTGGCGCGTGCACCAGATCGCCGACAGCGGCGGCGCCCTGGAATGGACCTCACCCACCGGACGCCACTACCGCGTCGATCCCGAACGGAAAGTTCCCACGTTCACGCCATCCAGAACCGATCGCGACACTGCCATGCCGCCGTTCTGAGTCGATACCGGATCGGCCCCGGGAAGGAGGAGCGTGTTCACTCCGTCGACAACGTTTGGCGGTCCCATCGCAGTTCTGTCGATCAGTGAGGCGCCAATAGCGGCTCAGCCCGACGCACACCTCTCCTAGGCATCCGGCACCAGGCGTCCAGTTCAGAAGGTCAGGCGTCCGGCGTGAAGAGGGTGAGCGCGCCGGGATCGATCTCGATCGCGAGCGGCAGCGCGCCGATCGGGTCGCCATCCGCGTAGGCGGTCACGCCAGGGGCGGACAGGCGGATGCTGCGCACGCGATAGGTAGATACCTCGTCGATCGTGGTGTGCGTGCCCTTGTAGACGCGGGGCAGCAGGCGCAGCAGCCGAAGCCGTCCGGCGGGGCGGACGAGGGTGACATCCAGCAGCCCGTCGCTCGGATCAGCGTCCGGGCAGATCGGGATGCCGCCCCCATAGCTGCTGCCGTTCCCCACCGTCGCCATGATGAGGTCGCCGACCACGCGCGCGGGGGTGCCGTCGGCCAGCACCATGTCGATCTCGTACGGGATGCCGCGCAGCGTCAGGAACTCGATGAGGATCGCGATGTTGTATCGCGAACCGCCGCGCGGCCACCGCATCGCGTTGGCGCGGTCGTTCACGCGCGAATCGAAGCCGCTGGCCAGCACCGAACCGAAATGCGCGGTCGTGCCGTCCTGAC includes:
- the rsgA gene encoding ribosome small subunit-dependent GTPase A, which produces MSWLGPDDEDDDDEFDEADIRFRPNPKANRPRTKRRPAHADAQIARVLAVDRGRYTVLLDEDTPDERRVLATRARELRKVAIVNGDRARVVGDTSGDEGSLARIVGIEERTSLLRRSADDTDQVERIIVANADQMLIVVAAADPEPRARLVDRYLVAALDAGIRPLLVVTKTDLADPTEFLRHFEGLGLEVFTSALDEMPLERIGAALVGHSTVFVGHSGVGKSTLVNQLVPSAERATGHVNVVTGRGRHTSSSTVTLRYVGADGTGWVIDTPGVRSFGLGHVNPARIIDAFTDLAKVAEDCPRGCTHLPDAPDCALIEAAADGRLGPRGAERLDSLQRLLATFSDRKPRDDS
- the aroA gene encoding 3-phosphoshikimate 1-carboxyvinyltransferase — protein: MTADRYSPARAQDAPPRGKWRAPVADGPLRATVTVPGSKSLTNRELILAALADGTSRLTGPLHSDDSARMVDALRSLGVEIQQVPGTTGFGDDLIVTPIWPLAGGTEIDCGQAGTVMRFVAGLAGFARGDVTLTAHESALHRPMGAMIKALRDVGVDIDDGGHWALPFTVRGRGHTRGGEITIDASASSQFVSGLLLAAPRYDVGLRLIHSGERLPSQPHIDMTIEALAHRGVRVERPSVGEWVVPAGPIRAKDIAIEPDLSNAAPFLAAAMVAGGAVSITGWPVHSTQPGAMLGDILSLMGARVARRGGALTVTAGAKISGVDLDLSAAGELTPTIFALAAFADAPTTLYGIGHIRGHETDRIAALVKELRGLGGEAHELEDGIRIVPRPLHGGTWHAHHDHRMATTGAIIGLAVPEVDIDDIGTTAKTMPEFPQLWKKMLNGTTEDAVA
- a CDS encoding sigma-70 family RNA polymerase sigma factor, with the protein product MISTLDRPAVYAEASDVDLRLMNDQAQTTVDVRNQFEEQALPFMDQLYAAAMRMTRNPADAADLVQETFVKAFASWKTFTQGTNLKAWLYRILTNTYINTYRKKQREPYQGTIDELEDWQLGGAESTTATSTRSAEAEAIDRMPASVVKDALQSIPEDFRLAVYFADVEGFAYQEIADIMKTPIGTVMSRLHRGRRMLRELLSDYARERGISTPEASAQDESTPATKTRGTTAATRSKK
- a CDS encoding HNH endonuclease signature motif containing protein encodes the protein MSSTVADEGLPPDDDGWVPPFPDALDLVVEVEGMLAVFAAHRYVRVDALRQEALADAASHGHQLTDVIERSVRLELAAALSITESAAGLLVAHADALVHRYPGVLDSLEGARMSARHATELVDLVDTVEPELRGQVLEPAIGLAETHAFGTFRRKLRMLVDSVRAATLAERHEQALQQRRVVVTPAEDGMAWFMLFGPAVEVHAIHGRLTAIGKVIAAQDGETRTLDQLRADVCGDLLIDGTTEATPAESRGIRATVVVTVPVLSLLDSDGQSHGASVEGVGPIPLARARELCGSAEGWMRVLTHPETGVVLSVGRERYRPPPELRRLVRWRAERCMAPGCGIPAARCEIDHTVAWEHGGTTELSNLAPLCKGHHTIKHHGRWRVHQIADSGGALEWTSPTGRHYRVD
- a CDS encoding diacylglycerol kinase, whose protein sequence is MNVTLLVNPAARSGAHTHAAPQAAERLREHGVRTAIVSGGSAEESTDLLRAAIGLGTDAVVVAGGDGTVHLAIQELAGTGIPLGIIPAGTGNDMASAVGLKELDVLAAADTVAAGRTRQIDLARVTRQDGTTAHFGSVLASGFDSRVNDRANAMRWPRGGSRYNIAILIEFLTLRGIPYEIDMVLADGTPARVVGDLIMATVGNGSSYGGGIPICPDADPSDGLLDVTLVRPAGRLRLLRLLPRVYKGTHTTIDEVSTYRVRSIRLSAPGVTAYADGDPIGALPLAIEIDPGALTLFTPDA